One region of Streptomyces subrutilus genomic DNA includes:
- a CDS encoding HNH endonuclease family protein produces MLRGLPALALCALPLLATPAAYSAPAETAGRAGTAAVGPVRMRAPLPLFEAIDRLPNAVEHRAGYKRDLYKHWNKGLNGGDGCDTRKEVILAEAAVAPQVAAGCKLTGGSWRSAYDNLVVTDAGRLDVDHFVPLAEVYDSEQAPWSATRREAYANDQNSPDTLIAVSAASNRSKADKDPAEWLPSDGSYHCTYAATWVGTKLRWDLAVDDNERQALLGLAEDCPTTTVVYEPAP; encoded by the coding sequence ATGCTGCGCGGTCTGCCCGCGCTCGCCCTCTGCGCCCTCCCCCTCCTCGCGACACCGGCCGCGTACTCCGCACCCGCCGAGACGGCAGGACGGGCCGGCACTGCGGCGGTGGGTCCGGTCAGGATGCGTGCTCCGTTGCCGCTGTTCGAGGCGATCGACCGACTCCCCAACGCCGTCGAGCACCGTGCGGGGTACAAGCGGGATTTGTATAAGCACTGGAACAAGGGCCTCAACGGCGGGGACGGCTGCGACACCCGCAAGGAAGTCATCCTGGCCGAAGCCGCGGTGGCGCCGCAGGTCGCGGCCGGATGCAAGTTGACCGGCGGGTCTTGGCGCAGCGCGTACGACAACCTGGTCGTCACCGACGCAGGCAGGCTCGATGTCGACCACTTCGTGCCATTGGCCGAGGTCTACGACTCGGAGCAGGCACCGTGGTCGGCGACGCGGCGGGAGGCGTACGCAAACGACCAGAACAGCCCCGACACCTTGATCGCGGTCTCCGCCGCCTCCAACCGTTCCAAGGCCGACAAGGACCCGGCCGAGTGGCTGCCCTCGGACGGCTCCTACCACTGCACCTACGCAGCCACCTGGGTCGGCACCAAGCTCCGCTGGGATCTGGCCGTCGATGACAACGAGCGCCAGGCCCTCCTCGGCCTCGCCGAGGACTGCCCCACCACCACAGTCGTCTACGAACCCGCGCCCTAA
- a CDS encoding NUDIX domain-containing protein has translation MIFCGGEVALIRRDRADSTHYTPPGGNVEDGEDLREALRRELAEELGLDIDQADGGELLWVVDQRVTRPGPPPPPRKLHLIYRLHITPELRGTLAVQELDEQPDGSHEVGIIEWIDYRKTAELPIFPPIGPALATLNDPRATVTDAALDAVTDDTYTWV, from the coding sequence GTGATCTTCTGCGGCGGCGAGGTTGCGCTTATCCGCCGCGACCGCGCCGACTCCACCCACTACACCCCGCCGGGCGGCAACGTCGAGGACGGTGAAGACCTTCGCGAAGCCCTCCGCCGTGAGCTGGCGGAAGAACTCGGCCTGGACATCGACCAGGCCGACGGGGGCGAACTCCTCTGGGTCGTCGACCAGCGCGTCACCCGCCCCGGCCCCCCCCCGCCACCGCGCAAGCTCCACTTGATCTACCGTCTCCACATCACCCCCGAGCTCCGCGGCACCCTCGCCGTGCAGGAACTCGACGAGCAGCCCGACGGCAGCCACGAAGTCGGGATCATCGAGTGGATCGATTACCGCAAGACGGCCGAGCTGCCGATTTTCCCGCCCATCGGGCCGGCCCTCGCCACCCTGAACGACCCCCGAGCAACAGTCACCGACGCCGCGCTCGACGCTGTCACCGACGACACCTACACCTGGGTCTGA
- a CDS encoding helix-turn-helix domain-containing protein produces MSTDASPDPYRDPLVFGQRMQILRTRRGLTRDQLGGLVGRSGSWVKAVETGRLKTPQLPVVLRIAEVLRVRDLSELTGDQAMHTALFAGPGHARFGAVREALNAFPLGSSREAPPVAHLSARLARAWTARHSAPNHREVVGALLPDLIQDAQALVRQAPSIADRKAAQARLAEVYFLAQFFCAYQPDAPLVWRVAERGMVAAQESGDPHAIGLAAWLTTQAHRDSAHLDAADAVTLETLRYLKPLLPDADQDVRAVAGALTVEAGLTAARRRETGTAWRYWDEARSMAEALPDTYFHPVTSFSRAVIGAHAVTVAVELQAGRESARQAARAEADAIPSRPRRARHRIEQARGYHLDRQPDVALATLEQAHAAAPETVQYNGYAKRIILEEAEAKSPQRRRRAAELAQKVGLLTA; encoded by the coding sequence ATGTCTACCGATGCTTCCCCGGACCCGTACCGCGACCCGCTGGTTTTCGGTCAGAGAATGCAGATCCTTCGCACCAGGCGTGGTCTGACCCGTGACCAGCTGGGCGGTCTCGTTGGACGTTCTGGCTCATGGGTCAAGGCGGTCGAGACGGGCCGTCTGAAGACACCGCAGTTGCCGGTTGTCCTACGGATCGCCGAGGTTTTGCGGGTCCGGGACTTGTCGGAACTCACGGGGGACCAGGCCATGCACACCGCGTTGTTTGCCGGCCCGGGCCATGCGCGGTTCGGCGCAGTTCGCGAGGCATTGAATGCCTTCCCGCTCGGTTCGAGTCGCGAAGCACCACCGGTCGCGCATCTGTCGGCCCGCCTGGCCCGAGCCTGGACGGCCCGACACTCGGCGCCGAACCACCGTGAGGTCGTCGGCGCGCTGCTGCCGGATCTGATCCAGGACGCGCAGGCATTGGTGCGACAGGCCCCGTCCATCGCTGACCGCAAGGCTGCGCAGGCGCGTCTGGCGGAGGTTTATTTCCTGGCCCAGTTCTTCTGTGCCTACCAACCGGACGCACCGCTTGTGTGGCGGGTCGCCGAGCGGGGCATGGTAGCCGCCCAGGAATCCGGGGACCCTCACGCCATCGGGCTGGCTGCGTGGCTGACCACGCAGGCCCACCGTGACAGCGCACACCTGGACGCAGCGGACGCCGTCACGCTGGAGACCCTGCGCTATCTCAAGCCGCTCCTGCCGGATGCCGACCAGGACGTGCGGGCTGTGGCGGGGGCGCTGACGGTCGAGGCCGGGCTGACGGCCGCGCGCCGCAGGGAGACGGGAACCGCATGGCGGTACTGGGATGAGGCCAGGAGCATGGCCGAGGCCTTGCCTGATACCTACTTCCATCCCGTCACCTCTTTCTCCCGTGCCGTTATCGGCGCGCATGCGGTCACGGTTGCAGTGGAGCTGCAGGCGGGCCGGGAGTCGGCGCGCCAGGCGGCCCGTGCGGAGGCCGATGCGATCCCGTCCCGGCCCCGGCGGGCCCGGCACCGCATCGAGCAGGCCCGCGGCTACCACCTTGACCGTCAGCCCGACGTGGCGCTCGCGACGCTGGAGCAGGCCCACGCGGCAGCGCCGGAGACCGTGCAATACAACGGTTACGCAAAGCGGATCATTTTGGAGGAGGCCGAGGCGAAGAGTCCGCAACGCCGCAGGCGAGCAGCCGAACTCGCACAAAAAGTAGGGCTGCTGACGGCCTGA
- a CDS encoding excalibur calcium-binding domain-containing protein: protein MARWDKAGRAVTVVLASVWFVVLLAAVSSGPKPVKDDTKPASPPVVTVTVTAPPPPAPSASTPSPSPSAPTSAAVPSPPPSAGAGAAPTPAERPAVRKPPVADDGKAQSPTDVSAGSGSASVSGTSGSSGSGGGGGSVYYRNCTAVRDAGAAPIRRGDAGYGSHLDRDGDGVACE from the coding sequence ATGGCGCGTTGGGACAAGGCAGGCAGAGCGGTAACCGTCGTCCTGGCCTCGGTCTGGTTTGTCGTCCTCCTCGCCGCGGTGTCTTCGGGACCCAAGCCAGTCAAGGACGACACCAAGCCTGCCTCACCCCCCGTGGTCACGGTCACGGTCACCGCACCGCCCCCGCCGGCGCCCTCAGCTTCCACCCCGTCGCCGTCGCCGTCTGCACCGACGTCGGCTGCCGTGCCGAGCCCGCCGCCGTCGGCAGGGGCCGGTGCTGCGCCGACACCTGCTGAGCGGCCGGCGGTGCGCAAGCCGCCTGTGGCAGATGACGGCAAGGCGCAGAGCCCGACTGATGTTTCCGCGGGCTCCGGTTCGGCATCGGTCAGCGGGACGTCCGGGAGCTCGGGCTCGGGGGGTGGTGGTGGCAGTGTCTACTACCGGAACTGCACGGCTGTCCGGGATGCCGGGGCCGCGCCGATCCGGCGTGGCGATGCCGGGTACGGCTCGCACCTCGACCGGGACGGCGACGGCGTGGCCTGCGAGTGA
- a CDS encoding class I SAM-dependent methyltransferase, translated as MAQYMWTKRLYWDAFYSTDEPKENLPVTHAEMDGFRRHVLTPGARTAIDVGSGWGLLATLMAREGLRTVGYDWSPVAVDRARTFWSKEERLSFQVHDFLRQTPPRELVPGSVDVVACRLTLPYLDRHIVMTDFRRWLKPRTGVLYLVVQVRERQQPGRDAVSRTWSSRTCGTAGQRLSAGTSTCQISSRAYWASSPPSRSRDPRADHSLPRHDRFSRHRSPHLPARGATTAGAGAGDRHGQVGDGLPLAGRG; from the coding sequence ATGGCTCAGTACATGTGGACCAAGCGACTGTACTGGGATGCCTTCTACTCCACCGACGAGCCGAAAGAAAACCTGCCAGTAACGCACGCGGAGATGGATGGCTTCCGTCGCCATGTTCTCACTCCTGGGGCGAGGACTGCGATCGACGTGGGCAGCGGCTGGGGTCTGCTGGCGACGTTGATGGCCCGAGAAGGGTTGAGAACCGTCGGCTACGACTGGTCGCCGGTCGCGGTCGACCGTGCGCGGACCTTTTGGAGCAAGGAAGAACGGCTGTCCTTCCAAGTGCATGACTTCCTCAGGCAGACGCCCCCTCGCGAACTGGTACCAGGCAGCGTGGACGTAGTGGCCTGCCGACTGACCCTGCCATACCTGGACAGGCACATCGTGATGACGGACTTCCGTCGCTGGCTCAAGCCGCGCACCGGGGTGCTCTACCTGGTCGTGCAGGTCCGCGAACGACAGCAGCCCGGTCGGGACGCGGTCTCCCGAACATGGTCATCGAGGACTTGCGGCACGGCTGGGCAAAGACTGTCCGCTGGGACCTCGACCTGCCAGATCAGTTCACGAGCGTATTGGGCGAGTTCACCGCCCTCGCGCTCACGGGACCCGAGGGCTGATCACTCGCTCCCGCGGCACGACCGATTCTCACGTCACCGGTCACCGCACCTACCCGCAAGGGGGGCCACGACGGCCGGGGCGGGGGCTGGTGACCGGCACGGGCAGGTCGGTGACGGTCTCCCGCTTGCTGGCCGAGGCTGA
- a CDS encoding GntR family transcriptional regulator → MPLQRWRELADRLAQRIESEGLAPGSRMPTTAELMAEGESKPSIERAYRELVERGLVVRKPRVGTVVRNRARVRVPLSRYGSVLRPGGDKGPWETATASVGLDGSVVTLSVECVAATAAIASLLEVEPGSPVVRRHRHAVADGDVVQIQEAFYPADLAAAAGLDQPAKITGGVLSAMTAAGLDPQSADETVAARPPTKAEALELGVGERVPVLCIERVVRSRGGQVLELLRVVGVADRVELHYGGLPLTGGVA, encoded by the coding sequence ATGCCGTTGCAGCGATGGCGTGAGCTGGCCGACCGATTGGCCCAGCGCATCGAGTCGGAGGGGCTTGCGCCCGGTTCGAGGATGCCGACCACGGCGGAGTTGATGGCCGAGGGAGAGTCGAAGCCGTCTATTGAGCGGGCGTACCGGGAGCTGGTGGAGCGGGGTCTTGTCGTGCGCAAGCCTCGGGTGGGAACGGTGGTGCGCAATCGTGCTCGCGTCCGTGTCCCGTTGAGCCGCTACGGCTCCGTGCTGCGCCCGGGTGGGGACAAGGGGCCATGGGAGACGGCAACGGCTTCAGTGGGCCTGGACGGCAGTGTCGTTACGCTGTCCGTGGAGTGTGTCGCGGCTACGGCCGCGATTGCGTCCTTGCTCGAAGTCGAACCCGGCTCTCCTGTTGTGCGCCGTCACAGGCATGCCGTGGCCGACGGGGATGTGGTGCAGATCCAGGAGGCTTTCTATCCGGCCGACCTGGCCGCGGCCGCGGGACTCGACCAGCCGGCCAAAATCACGGGTGGTGTGCTGAGCGCCATGACGGCGGCCGGGCTGGATCCGCAGAGCGCCGACGAGACGGTCGCGGCACGGCCGCCGACGAAGGCCGAGGCATTGGAGCTCGGTGTCGGGGAGCGGGTACCGGTCTTGTGTATCGAGCGCGTAGTACGCAGCCGGGGCGGCCAAGTCCTCGAATTGCTGCGGGTGGTGGGTGTGGCCGACCGTGTGGAGCTGCATTACGGGGGGTTGCCGCTGACCGGCGGAGTGGCGTAG
- a CDS encoding LysM peptidoglycan-binding domain-containing protein, translated as MPNTPRPRTSRSGGRSGGQSVAAVLRGLLSLAVLLALLGALPVVLWWATSTVGPAGVAALGSLLSTDDSGQVFLLALAVAGWIGWLLFAVAVVLEIPAQLRGRAVPQIRGLVGQRTAAALVGAILLALPTGTALAVPATAAPAAAATGVSAAAVPSTAAATASVGATASSDTGSTQVTYTVRDVRPAESLWSIAETMLGDGQRWEEIAALNQGRTMPGGLVFYAEKPIRPGWALHLPADAQPPQHNTSAAQADGQAARQTGSPAPTIYTVRDGDSLTGIADVQLGDANQYVQIFELNCGGPLPDGGTFTDPDLIHPGQHLTLPHPDTATPTPATPATPETPETPGTPALPTAPAPAPREPQEAVPGSGPTTTESPAPSKQPAPATTGAVTPETSTAGSSSTAPTQSSASAAPRPEGVSEAPASVHAGDSSIHWALIGGIGTLLAASLTGALGVRRILQQRQRHAGQTIAQDQEPTDLEQLLGATSHPAGVELLDQVLRTLAHHAADRDIPVPALRGARLNTVGVTLLLDEPADPIPPFAEGPAPRTWILDPQADLLTAEDLTSVQAPYPGLVTLGTDDDGLVLIDLMTCRILLLDGSDEEVLAVARALALELGTCGWTDYSEILTTGLGARLAGLLPQGRIRTMPHLPAVAADLGELMLEAHQSGEQVLPWLAVGAGELDDEHVVQLADALAAGRTLDTAIILPATAATRHSFPHAEVLTVANGQDAPVGLLETSVDLQRISDEQYRQYVHALTVATQEPNAATGPWESTEDHARAAAGGAPLTVHATGEGSLDPGNPFPALLAGHIPAPTRPAAATTDATTSGTAPTSGAGTPAADGSTKSEAEAAAEQASGIAPAAIPAPHTSPTSTQVPQHPDPKDTGVRIDVLGPLRISGSDTSAHSPRTTCLAAYIHLRPGRSADTLCKAMDYINPWSTRTLHSRLSELRNAIGLHTDGQPLLPRPKTGAGYSFHPAVTSDWQLFQDLAGQGLAAGPLNGIEDLEAAMALVRGKPFDGRTLPWADPIIQDMLSKITDTAHTLARWHADAVLPDLDAARRSVHKGLDVEETSEVLYRDLLTIEWAAGNTAAIRRTVARIQHIARTYDLTLETTTEDTITQALAGKPAPSTTYSVRA; from the coding sequence ATGCCGAACACCCCAAGGCCCCGCACCTCACGCTCCGGCGGCCGCAGTGGCGGGCAGAGCGTGGCCGCCGTGCTGCGCGGCCTGCTGAGCCTGGCCGTCCTCCTCGCTCTGCTCGGCGCCCTGCCGGTGGTGCTGTGGTGGGCAACGTCCACGGTCGGGCCTGCCGGCGTGGCCGCGCTCGGCTCCCTGCTGTCCACCGACGACTCCGGGCAGGTCTTCCTCCTCGCTCTCGCCGTCGCCGGGTGGATCGGCTGGCTCCTGTTCGCCGTCGCGGTCGTGCTGGAGATCCCCGCGCAGCTACGCGGCCGGGCCGTACCGCAGATCCGCGGCCTGGTCGGGCAGCGGACGGCCGCCGCCCTCGTCGGCGCCATCCTGCTGGCCCTGCCCACCGGCACGGCCCTGGCCGTGCCTGCCACTGCCGCGCCCGCAGCCGCCGCCACGGGCGTCAGCGCGGCCGCCGTCCCCAGCACTGCGGCTGCGACGGCTTCCGTCGGCGCGACAGCGTCTTCCGACACCGGCAGCACACAGGTCACCTACACAGTGCGGGACGTACGCCCGGCCGAGAGCCTGTGGTCGATCGCCGAGACGATGCTGGGAGATGGGCAGCGCTGGGAAGAAATTGCCGCCCTCAACCAGGGCCGCACCATGCCCGGCGGGCTGGTCTTCTACGCCGAGAAGCCCATCCGGCCCGGCTGGGCCCTCCACCTCCCCGCCGACGCCCAGCCCCCGCAACACAACACCTCAGCCGCGCAGGCCGACGGGCAGGCCGCGCGGCAGACCGGCAGCCCGGCCCCCACCATTTACACGGTCCGCGACGGCGACAGCCTCACCGGCATCGCCGACGTACAGCTCGGCGACGCCAACCAGTACGTGCAAATCTTCGAACTAAACTGCGGCGGCCCGCTCCCCGACGGCGGCACCTTCACCGACCCCGACCTCATCCACCCCGGCCAGCACCTCACCCTCCCCCACCCCGACACCGCCACACCGACCCCAGCAACACCGGCAACGCCGGAAACACCGGAAACGCCGGGAACGCCAGCGCTGCCGACGGCCCCGGCTCCGGCTCCGCGGGAGCCCCAGGAAGCCGTCCCTGGATCTGGCCCCACGACCACGGAGTCCCCTGCACCGTCCAAGCAGCCCGCTCCCGCCACAACCGGGGCCGTGACACCAGAGACGTCGACCGCCGGCTCCTCAAGCACGGCGCCGACACAGTCCTCCGCCTCGGCCGCGCCAAGGCCCGAGGGCGTTTCCGAGGCCCCGGCATCCGTGCACGCCGGGGACAGCAGCATCCACTGGGCGCTGATCGGCGGTATCGGAACGCTACTCGCCGCATCCCTCACCGGTGCCTTGGGTGTGCGCAGGATCCTGCAGCAGCGCCAGCGCCATGCCGGCCAGACCATCGCACAAGACCAGGAGCCGACCGATCTGGAGCAGCTCCTGGGCGCGACGTCGCATCCGGCCGGCGTCGAGCTGCTGGACCAGGTGTTGCGCACCCTCGCCCACCACGCCGCTGACCGCGACATCCCCGTCCCCGCCCTGCGCGGTGCCCGCCTCAATACAGTCGGGGTGACGCTCCTGCTGGACGAACCCGCCGACCCCATCCCCCCGTTCGCCGAGGGACCCGCCCCGCGTACGTGGATCCTTGATCCGCAGGCCGATCTCCTCACTGCCGAAGACCTCACCAGTGTTCAGGCCCCCTACCCCGGGTTGGTCACCCTCGGCACCGACGACGACGGCCTGGTTCTCATCGACCTCATGACCTGCCGCATCCTGCTCCTGGACGGTAGCGACGAGGAAGTCCTGGCCGTGGCACGCGCCCTCGCCCTGGAATTGGGCACCTGTGGCTGGACCGACTACAGCGAGATCCTCACCACCGGGCTCGGCGCCCGCCTCGCCGGCCTGCTGCCCCAGGGCCGCATCCGCACGATGCCGCACCTGCCGGCCGTCGCAGCCGACCTCGGCGAACTCATGCTCGAGGCACACCAGAGCGGCGAACAAGTACTGCCGTGGCTCGCGGTCGGCGCAGGCGAGCTGGATGACGAGCATGTGGTGCAGCTCGCCGACGCCCTCGCCGCGGGCCGCACGCTAGACACCGCGATCATCCTGCCCGCCACCGCAGCCACCCGCCACAGCTTCCCCCACGCCGAAGTCCTCACCGTCGCCAACGGCCAGGACGCCCCGGTCGGCCTGCTGGAAACGTCGGTGGACTTGCAACGGATCAGCGACGAGCAGTACCGGCAGTACGTCCATGCCCTCACCGTCGCCACCCAGGAACCGAACGCGGCAACCGGGCCGTGGGAGAGCACCGAGGACCACGCTCGGGCGGCCGCCGGGGGCGCCCCGCTCACCGTCCACGCCACCGGCGAAGGATCCCTCGACCCCGGTAACCCCTTCCCCGCCCTCCTGGCCGGACATATCCCCGCCCCCACACGTCCCGCGGCCGCCACCACCGACGCCACAACGTCGGGAACCGCGCCTACCAGCGGCGCGGGCACACCAGCCGCGGACGGCAGCACGAAGTCCGAAGCCGAAGCCGCAGCGGAGCAGGCCTCCGGCATCGCTCCGGCAGCCATCCCCGCACCGCACACCTCACCCACATCCACGCAGGTCCCCCAACACCCCGACCCCAAGGACACCGGCGTGCGCATCGACGTTCTGGGGCCGCTTCGGATCAGCGGAAGCGACACGAGCGCACACAGCCCGCGCACCACATGCCTCGCCGCATACATCCACCTGCGGCCCGGCCGCAGCGCCGACACCCTGTGCAAGGCCATGGACTACATCAACCCGTGGTCCACCCGAACCCTGCACTCACGCCTGTCCGAACTACGCAACGCCATCGGCCTGCACACCGACGGCCAACCCCTACTCCCCCGCCCCAAGACCGGCGCCGGATATAGCTTCCACCCGGCAGTAACCTCCGACTGGCAGCTCTTCCAAGACCTCGCCGGCCAGGGACTTGCCGCAGGCCCGCTGAACGGCATCGAAGACCTGGAGGCGGCGATGGCACTCGTACGGGGCAAACCCTTCGACGGGCGGACCCTGCCCTGGGCAGACCCGATCATCCAGGACATGCTCTCCAAAATCACCGACACCGCCCACACCCTCGCCCGCTGGCATGCCGACGCAGTCCTACCCGACCTGGACGCCGCCCGCCGCAGCGTCCATAAGGGCCTGGACGTCGAGGAAACCTCCGAGGTGCTTTACCGCGACCTCTTGACCATCGAGTGGGCCGCGGGCAACACCGCCGCGATCCGCCGGACCGTCGCCCGCATCCAACACATCGCACGCACCTACGACCTCACCCTCGAGACCACCACCGAGGACACCATCACCCAGGCCCTTGCCGGCAAACCCGCCCCTTCAACCACATACTCGGTGCGGGCCTGA
- a CDS encoding abortive infection family protein has protein sequence MFKILVQEPLPRPKRITSGHWAAIDDAYQRLGRAVEAEDFAHVVGSAKELTESVARVTTEANGEVLADNTSYKTLLTTAHGIVAHAIKQDLAPNDVLRAIPDGARRMATQLAEIRNVYGTGHGRADVHEVTEEVAEACVHASLIWVRWVLARHTTVLLGNVTQLVSDLETENFSSGELAERLDAANLPSLKEPEQRRLGIAVGRRTAKATWTVRIDGVRACSTNPERWPDAYRTGVTEGLFINGDNQVDAFPMVSADCAAELLQHHSDAAGVLGELHQLLEAASWSFRFQGRYEAVVQDMHKALPKVPAGVRSLWIDITNALVAHAPEEVS, from the coding sequence GTGTTCAAGATCTTGGTGCAGGAACCCCTTCCCCGGCCGAAACGCATCACGTCAGGACACTGGGCTGCCATCGACGACGCGTACCAGCGTCTGGGGCGGGCGGTCGAAGCCGAGGATTTTGCGCACGTCGTTGGCTCGGCCAAGGAGCTGACCGAGTCCGTCGCCCGAGTCACCACCGAAGCCAACGGCGAGGTGCTGGCAGATAACACCTCGTACAAGACGCTCCTGACCACGGCGCACGGCATCGTCGCTCACGCAATCAAGCAGGACCTGGCGCCGAATGATGTGCTGCGGGCGATACCTGACGGCGCGCGGAGGATGGCCACGCAGCTCGCAGAGATCCGGAACGTGTACGGCACCGGCCATGGCCGCGCCGACGTCCACGAGGTCACAGAAGAGGTCGCTGAGGCGTGCGTACACGCCTCTCTGATCTGGGTCCGCTGGGTGCTCGCCCGGCACACGACGGTGCTGTTGGGCAACGTGACGCAGCTGGTCAGCGATCTCGAAACGGAGAACTTCTCCAGCGGGGAACTCGCGGAACGTCTCGACGCTGCCAACCTCCCTAGCCTGAAGGAACCCGAGCAGCGGCGCCTCGGTATCGCCGTTGGCCGGCGCACGGCCAAAGCGACGTGGACCGTTCGGATTGATGGCGTCCGGGCCTGCTCGACGAACCCAGAACGGTGGCCTGACGCCTACCGGACGGGCGTCACAGAGGGGCTCTTCATCAACGGAGACAATCAGGTCGACGCGTTCCCCATGGTGAGCGCGGACTGCGCAGCCGAGCTCTTGCAGCACCACAGTGACGCGGCTGGTGTACTCGGGGAACTGCATCAGCTTCTGGAAGCCGCCTCCTGGTCGTTCCGCTTCCAGGGACGGTACGAAGCTGTCGTCCAGGACATGCACAAGGCGCTGCCGAAGGTTCCCGCAGGCGTACGGTCGCTGTGGATCGATATCACGAACGCCCTTGTCGCGCACGCGCCGGAAGAGGTGTCCTGA
- a CDS encoding helix-turn-helix domain-containing protein has translation MALEPILWALHDSPVNSTTDRMLLAGLAEKADADGTNAFPSRRTLARIALCDVKTVQRRLACLTEQGVITLGDQAAARYIPAHARPKVYDLQIPASWYGPERLARVNADRAQRGLPPLTQETRPALPPAPARTERSDKGKPRLGGGDSQSPPLPRPDFDRRGDCQSLGRGDSESRQGGLSVPQPSPLTLPVKETPTAPAARSADDARKAPTGSSARKAGGYAAPPDAAAPASATKSGKMPRQPMPQGQADAVKVVEEGWPPDLARLLPAHRPAVLWQAICKALDGGRTPQQLLERIQRRWWTHGYARALAEGKISSPVGVAVGLVRPSTDCPDPMCEDGTTLHTEQPCTNCIQRRADRRYGHAPTPGDTFPRPQWWECEGKHCTAAGKGPRPDTGLCWRCQDQAELAQIQHATAHLLTEAETAQQAQRLRQTIRRQRTLDDTHTEHTNRTRTTPDSDEADHRPPQTLTTYANHANNSNANTPSSPPTPSHTHDHPPPPPFTPRPTASTQRQRRVA, from the coding sequence ATGGCACTTGAGCCGATTCTGTGGGCCTTGCATGACAGCCCCGTCAACAGCACCACAGACAGGATGCTGCTCGCCGGTCTGGCTGAGAAAGCCGATGCGGACGGCACCAACGCCTTCCCCTCGCGGCGAACACTGGCCCGGATCGCGCTGTGCGACGTCAAGACGGTCCAGCGACGTCTGGCCTGTCTCACCGAGCAGGGTGTGATCACACTCGGCGACCAGGCAGCCGCCCGGTACATCCCCGCCCACGCCCGCCCCAAGGTCTACGACCTGCAGATCCCAGCCAGTTGGTACGGGCCGGAGCGCCTCGCCAGGGTGAACGCAGACCGGGCCCAGCGCGGTCTGCCGCCGCTCACACAGGAGACCCGTCCGGCGCTGCCGCCGGCCCCGGCACGGACGGAACGCAGCGACAAAGGCAAGCCGCGTCTGGGGGGAGGGGACTCACAGTCCCCTCCCCTGCCCCGACCCGACTTCGATAGGAGGGGGGACTGTCAGTCCCTGGGGAGGGGGGACTCTGAGTCCCGGCAGGGGGGACTGTCAGTCCCCCAACCCTCTCCTTTAACCCTCCCCGTCAAAGAAACCCCGACAGCGCCTGCGGCGCGCAGCGCCGATGACGCCCGCAAGGCTCCTACAGGTAGTAGCGCACGCAAGGCCGGCGGCTACGCCGCGCCCCCGGACGCTGCCGCGCCCGCCTCAGCAACCAAGTCGGGCAAGATGCCCCGCCAACCGATGCCGCAGGGACAAGCGGACGCGGTCAAGGTGGTGGAAGAAGGCTGGCCGCCTGACCTTGCGAGACTGCTGCCAGCCCACCGCCCGGCCGTACTATGGCAGGCGATCTGCAAAGCTCTGGACGGCGGGCGGACACCCCAACAACTCCTCGAGCGGATCCAGCGCCGGTGGTGGACCCACGGCTACGCCCGCGCCCTGGCCGAAGGCAAGATCTCCTCCCCCGTCGGAGTAGCCGTAGGCTTGGTCCGCCCATCCACCGACTGCCCGGACCCGATGTGCGAGGACGGCACCACCCTCCACACCGAGCAGCCATGCACCAACTGCATCCAGCGCCGAGCAGACCGCCGGTACGGCCACGCACCCACACCAGGAGACACATTTCCGCGGCCCCAGTGGTGGGAATGCGAGGGCAAGCACTGCACGGCAGCCGGCAAAGGCCCACGCCCCGACACAGGACTGTGTTGGAGGTGCCAGGACCAAGCAGAACTGGCGCAGATCCAACACGCCACAGCACACCTGCTGACCGAAGCCGAAACCGCGCAGCAAGCACAACGCCTACGCCAAACGATCAGACGGCAACGCACGCTCGACGACACTCACACCGAACACACCAACCGCACCCGCACCACACCGGACAGCGACGAAGCCGACCACAGGCCGCCACAGACGCTCACGACGTACGCCAACCACGCGAACAACTCCAACGCAAACACCCCCAGCTCGCCGCCTACACCCAGCCACACCCATGACCACCCGCCCCCACCACCATTCACTCCTCGCCCCACAGCAAGCACACAGAGGCAGCGTCGTGTTGCTTGA